In the genome of Montipora foliosa isolate CH-2021 chromosome 3, ASM3666993v2, whole genome shotgun sequence, one region contains:
- the LOC137994725 gene encoding uncharacterized protein has translation MAKHQADCSNSGEDFGELSFSALELQALNYLDESIRFHDTQTEDNCFNNRFGSESRLMDQRNLSNQVFRTPRESQAKKMNAGYILVDGCEMKYVSSDKSEDLLTSHDSAFTIDGSFEEKTWESSSKPSSAHASQITLITDDVITRTLPKNSICRLSLTPYKRLPSCVHFTTLQKLYFIAVGAAPVLTFNASLISVAFFLPILGNHVLSKIGICHHIPFLAAMLLILCGKKHWVPFLPTVPICLVLMIVCGAVIPGLVLAGFTTSIFTIYGVVTLNGWCAGLSLSLLGRVIVLFPGGEVSSLIRYGESLGIIFPVVLQIVLILSTGLNSTNSPLTKNNELCLLALFGAVSMAILLGLIALITLSRSGIYELFAGRDCAAHSSKNITLGSVPQTTKRRYHAVKWCLFAAFTVSLESYYVLSLSPFTHEATIESSGSSIAPFWKNYLVTVLVGVFRLGNVLGGLLFRLRCFDTRLNSSVVTFCYLSAAILCVGFVIAVALFIRAPFLLFHNFFTIAIYFTLALSNSFLYVAMASSCQSFIMGQRKDTCPIVSQLVWLAEVLGATVGIAISFIPLTI, from the exons ATGGCAAAACACCAGGCAGACTGCTCAAATTCTGGGGAGGACTTCGGAGAATTATCATTTTCCGCGTTAGAATTACAGGCGTTAAACTACTTGGACGAGAGCATAAGATTTCATGATACCCAGACAGAAGATAATTGCTTTAACAACAGATTTGGTAGCGAATCTAGGCTTATGGACCAAAGAAACTTATCGAATCAAGTTTTCCGAACTCCTAGAGAAAGTCAAGCCAAAAAAATGAACGCTGGTTACATTCTCGTTGACGGATGTGAAATGAAATACGTTTCGAGCGACAAATCTGAAGATCTTTTGACATCGCATGACTCTGCTTTCACTATTGATGGGAGTTTCGAAGAAAAGACTTGGGAAAGTTCATCGAAACCCAGCTCCGCTCATGCATCGCAAATAACGTTGATAACAGACGATGTAATTACAAGGACATTACCTAAAAACTCCATTTGCCGACTTTCCCTCACGCCCTATAAGAGGCTACCATCGTGTGTTCATTTTACGACACTGCAGAAACTTTACTTCATTGCCGTTGGTGCTGCCCCTGTGTTAACATTTAACGCATCTTTGATCAGTGTTGCGTTTTTTCTGCCAATTCTCGGGAACCACGTCTTGTCGAAAATAG GAATTTGTCATCATATTCCATTTTTGGCTGCCATGTTGCTAATATTATGCGGTAAAAAACACTGGGTCCCATTCCTTCCGACAGTACCCATCTGCCTCGTTTTGATGATCGTTTGCGGTGCCGTCATTCCAGGCCTTGTGTTAGCTGGTTTCACAACGTCAATTTTTACCATTTATGGTGTTGTAACACTCAATGGTTGGTGTGCAGGTCTGAGTCTTTCACTGCTCGGTCGCGTGATTGTCCTGTTTCCTGGTGGCGAAGTGAGCTCATTAATACGCTACGGTGAAA GTCTGGGTATTATTTTCCCAGTGGTACTTCAAATCGTGTTAATTTTGTCGACAGGACTCAACTCCACCAATTCACCGCTGACCAAAAACAACGAACTTTGTCTTTTAGCTTTGTTCGGTGCAGTGTCTATGGCAATCTTACTTGGACTGATTGCTCTTATAACACTCAGCAGAAGTGGAATATACGAATTATTTGCTGGAAGAGACTGCGCTGCTCACAGTTCAAAAAACATAACATTAGGATCAGTGCCACAAACCACTAAACGGCGATACCACGCAGTGAAATGGTGTCTGTTTGCTGCGTTCACTGTCTCACTTGAAAGCTATTATGTGCTGTCGCTTTCACCCTTTACCCACGAGGCAACCATTGAAAGTTCAGGTTCCAGTATCGCACCATTTTGGAAAAACTATCTAGTCACAGTTTTAGTGGGTGTTTTTAGACTTGGGAATGTACTCGGAGGATTGCTATTTCGTTTACGTTGCTTTGACACTAGACTAAACTCAAGCGTTGTAACATTTTGTTATTTATCAGCTGCGATTCTCTGCGTGGGATTTGTTATTGCAGTTGCCCTGTTCATCCGCGCGCCTTTCCTACTATTTCACAATTTCTTCACGATAGCTATATACTTCACGTTGGCGCTTTCGAATAGCTTTCTTTACGTTGCCATGGCATCAAGCTGTCAATCGTTTATCATGGGACAGAGGAAAGACACATGTCCTATCGTTTCGCAACTTGTTTGGCTAGCGGAAGTTTTAGGAGCTACTGTTGGTATTGCGATATCTTTTATTCCACTAACCATTTGA